DNA from Leptolyngbya iicbica LK:
AAGATTTGAAAGAAGAGAAGGGCTTTAGCTTCTCGATGGATTCAATCAGCATGGCCCTCACTTCTGTCTCTGTTAAAGATAAAGCAGTTTTTTCTCGACAGTTTGCCGCCTTAGTCAATGCTGGCGTAGCTCTTGTCCGAGGATTAGGTGTGCTTTCTGAAGAATGTCCAAACCCTAAGCTCAAACGAGCACTAGAAGACATTAATAGTGATGTCCAGCAAGGCACCAGTCTTTCTGAAGCTATGTCAAAGCACCCCAGTTGTTTTGACAAGTTGTATGTCAGTCTTGTCCAAGCAGGAGAGGTCGGTGGTGTTTTAGATGAAGTGCTGAACCGCTTGGCTAAGCTCTTAGAAGATTTGAATCGATTACAAAATCAGATCAAATCTGCCATGGCTTATCCGGTCACGGTTTCTCTTCTTGCCATTATTATTTTTGTGGCAATGACAGTTTTTCTGTTGCCAACTTTCGCCGAGATCTTTGAAGAACTCGGAGCACAGTTGCCTCTATTCACCCGCATTATGTTGGGCATTAGCGCCTTCTTACGCAATGTGGTGAACTGGGTCATCATTGCTGCGGTAGTGTTTGGAGTCTCATTTGCATACAAGCGTTACTATGCAACGGATAGTGGAGAGCGCACAATGGACGGGCTGTTTCTGAAGCTGCCTTTATTTGGCGATTTGGTCCAGAAAACTGCAACTGCTCGCTTTTGTCGCACTTTTGGCTCTTTATCTCGCTCTGGCGTGCCGATTTTGACCTCGTTAGAGATTGTGCGTGATACGGCTGGTAACCGCGTGATTTCAGAT
Protein-coding regions in this window:
- a CDS encoding type II secretion system F family protein; its protein translation is MPTYVATGRDSSGRERKEKVAASNPNEARNLLKEQGLFIQDLKEEKGFSFSMDSISMALTSVSVKDKAVFSRQFAALVNAGVALVRGLGVLSEECPNPKLKRALEDINSDVQQGTSLSEAMSKHPSCFDKLYVSLVQAGEVGGVLDEVLNRLAKLLEDLNRLQNQIKSAMAYPVTVSLLAIIIFVAMTVFLLPTFAEIFEELGAQLPLFTRIMLGISAFLRNVVNWVIIAAVVFGVSFAYKRYYATDSGERTMDGLFLKLPLFGDLVQKTATARFCRTFGSLSRSGVPILTSLEIVRDTAGNRVISDAIDEARDEIQTGGMISLALQKHRVFPAMAIQMISIGEETGELDAMLMKVADFYEDEVEQAVKALTSIMEPFMIVILGGMVGSILVSMYLPMFKIMEVVG